A single region of the Paramicrobacterium fandaimingii genome encodes:
- a CDS encoding GMC oxidoreductase, protein MTEQQSADVIVIGSGFGGAVAAARLAQAGFSVVVLERGRRWKPGSFPRRPRIDDGWLWGVDRGLYSIRWLGRMLTVQAAGWGGGSLAYANVFARPFDRAFDERWPARLRRRQLDPYYDLAAHMLGVSPVGTDPTTGRVPPRAELIERHMRDGNRGDATIRPNLAVTFGDPQAWRPNKHGVMQRGCTFVGECVIGCNHGAKNSLDLTYLAVAESEGATAVTDAEVTRIEPRDGEYVVTTSTPTNKTSPPREWRAPRVVLAAGAVATTELLLRSRDVHGTLPRLSSHLGAGFSGNGDFLTLAELKAPDGDMTTGPTITTSTIIDVPEGRGTVWFQVQDGAFPRAVHDLLDAVMPAARAREWWRRRRAAPDRGRIFTVLAMGHDSANGTLRLNRWGSVTLDWRNRWQSRLYRSQRRVGPFLERVLRARLYNPFTWSVLRRTTTVHPLGGIRAGEHPDTDVVDEAGEVHGYPGLYVMDGSVLPTSTGVNPSATILAVAERSVETLIRSSGKPEWSAPEWGEVTPAAVPEDHAALFAADLRTSTRGGGVHFAERMLTTRSSRPRVTLKLNVEAPSIDGFLADPTHTLRVTGTVDAENIATDVSVWGTLSLFPDGRDEAMIYELEFTDASGDARTLIGTKSVSSRTPLGLLGGLTRLRTNIGSATAGDTNDVRDAELFMGTRDLVGLLASMRGHGFTRARRLRTVARFALFFARSAITRPPVRVRD, encoded by the coding sequence GTGACAGAGCAGCAGAGCGCCGACGTCATCGTCATCGGGAGCGGATTCGGCGGTGCGGTCGCGGCAGCGCGCCTTGCTCAGGCAGGATTCTCCGTCGTGGTACTCGAACGCGGTCGCCGGTGGAAGCCGGGCAGCTTCCCGCGTCGCCCCCGCATCGACGACGGCTGGCTGTGGGGCGTGGATCGCGGTCTCTACAGCATCCGTTGGCTCGGGCGCATGCTGACGGTGCAGGCTGCCGGGTGGGGCGGTGGGTCGCTCGCGTACGCCAACGTGTTTGCACGTCCGTTCGATCGCGCCTTCGACGAGCGTTGGCCAGCGCGACTGCGGCGCCGACAGCTTGACCCCTACTACGATCTCGCGGCCCACATGCTGGGAGTCTCGCCCGTCGGGACAGACCCGACGACCGGGCGCGTGCCGCCGCGAGCTGAGCTGATCGAACGTCACATGCGCGACGGCAACCGTGGTGACGCGACAATACGGCCGAACCTCGCCGTGACGTTCGGCGATCCGCAAGCATGGCGGCCCAACAAGCACGGGGTGATGCAACGCGGGTGCACGTTCGTTGGCGAATGCGTGATCGGCTGCAACCACGGTGCCAAGAACAGTCTCGATCTCACCTACCTTGCTGTCGCGGAGAGCGAGGGGGCAACGGCCGTCACAGATGCCGAAGTGACGCGCATCGAGCCGCGCGACGGCGAGTACGTGGTGACGACGAGCACGCCGACCAACAAAACATCCCCTCCCCGCGAATGGCGAGCCCCCCGCGTCGTTCTCGCAGCCGGAGCCGTCGCGACGACTGAGCTGCTTCTGCGGTCACGCGACGTGCACGGCACGCTTCCTCGATTGTCGTCCCACCTGGGCGCTGGGTTCTCGGGGAACGGGGACTTTCTGACACTGGCCGAGCTGAAGGCGCCCGACGGAGATATGACGACCGGGCCGACGATCACGACGAGCACGATCATCGATGTGCCCGAAGGCAGAGGCACCGTCTGGTTTCAGGTGCAGGACGGCGCGTTTCCGCGTGCTGTTCACGATCTTCTCGATGCCGTGATGCCGGCCGCGAGGGCGCGCGAGTGGTGGAGGCGACGGAGGGCGGCGCCCGACCGGGGGCGCATCTTCACAGTTCTGGCCATGGGACACGACTCCGCGAACGGCACTCTGCGTCTCAATCGCTGGGGAAGCGTGACGCTCGATTGGCGCAACCGGTGGCAGTCTCGCCTCTACCGCTCCCAGCGCCGGGTCGGTCCGTTCCTCGAGCGCGTGCTGCGGGCACGGCTGTACAACCCATTCACGTGGTCTGTCCTTCGGCGGACCACGACGGTGCATCCGCTCGGCGGTATCAGGGCGGGGGAGCATCCCGATACTGATGTCGTCGACGAGGCGGGGGAGGTTCACGGCTACCCTGGCCTCTATGTCATGGACGGATCGGTGCTGCCGACGTCGACGGGAGTGAACCCGTCGGCGACGATTCTCGCTGTGGCCGAGCGATCGGTAGAGACCCTCATTCGGAGTTCGGGGAAGCCCGAGTGGAGCGCTCCTGAGTGGGGCGAGGTCACGCCCGCTGCGGTTCCAGAGGATCACGCTGCACTTTTTGCCGCAGACCTTCGCACATCGACGCGCGGAGGAGGCGTTCACTTCGCCGAGAGGATGCTGACGACGCGGTCGTCGCGCCCTCGCGTCACCCTGAAGCTGAACGTCGAGGCACCGAGCATCGACGGCTTTCTGGCAGACCCGACGCACACGCTCCGGGTGACGGGCACCGTCGACGCCGAAAATATCGCGACGGACGTCTCCGTGTGGGGCACTCTGTCGCTGTTTCCCGACGGTCGGGACGAAGCCATGATCTACGAGCTTGAGTTCACCGACGCTAGCGGCGATGCGCGAACGCTGATCGGGACGAAGTCTGTGTCGTCGCGCACGCCGCTCGGGCTGCTGGGCGGGCTGACGAGGTTGCGCACAAACATTGGGTCAGCGACAGCGGGAGATACGAACGACGTGCGCGACGCCGAGCTGTTCATGGGAACTCGAGATCTTGTCGGCCTTCTGGCGTCGATGAGGGGCCATGGTTTCACGCGTGCACGCCGGCTGCGTACTGTCGCTCGGTTCGCCCTGTTCTTTGCGCGCTCCGCGATCACTCGGCCTCCGGTGCGCGTGCGCGATTAG
- a CDS encoding 2-hydroxyacid dehydrogenase, protein MTQRLVVSTPGNALRKMVGEVPAGVEMIRWDMEGPAPVEHIDIAVGPYMGGPQPLAHLESVTTQLVQSQSIGYDGVRSYLPADRTFANAASVHEASTAELAMALVLASQRGIPDFVRASTKGVWAPARYASLADRRVLIVGYGGIGAALERRLDGFEASVTRVARTARDGDTGRIHGFDELPQLLADTEIVILSVPLNDETTHMVDAVFLAALPDGALVVNVSRGAVVDTEAMLAEARTGRLRFGLDVTEPEPLPDGHELFSLDSVLISPHVGGASTAMLPRMAKLLRRQIDHALADEAFENVVIAPEPR, encoded by the coding sequence ATGACTCAGCGCCTCGTCGTCAGCACGCCCGGTAATGCTCTGCGAAAGATGGTCGGCGAGGTGCCGGCAGGCGTCGAGATGATCCGCTGGGACATGGAGGGGCCCGCGCCGGTCGAGCACATCGACATCGCCGTCGGCCCGTACATGGGCGGCCCTCAGCCACTCGCACACCTCGAGTCGGTGACGACGCAGCTGGTGCAGAGCCAGTCCATCGGGTACGACGGCGTGCGCAGCTATCTGCCCGCCGACCGCACATTCGCCAACGCGGCATCCGTTCATGAGGCGTCGACGGCCGAGCTCGCGATGGCGCTGGTCCTCGCGTCTCAGCGCGGCATCCCCGACTTCGTCCGTGCGTCGACGAAGGGCGTCTGGGCTCCCGCCCGCTACGCCAGCCTCGCAGACCGACGCGTGCTGATTGTTGGGTACGGCGGAATCGGCGCTGCCCTTGAGCGGCGCCTCGACGGCTTCGAGGCCTCGGTCACCCGTGTCGCGCGCACCGCTCGCGACGGTGACACTGGCCGCATCCATGGTTTCGACGAGTTGCCGCAGCTGCTTGCTGACACCGAGATCGTCATTCTCTCGGTTCCGCTCAACGACGAGACAACGCACATGGTGGATGCCGTGTTCCTCGCGGCCCTGCCCGACGGCGCGCTCGTCGTCAACGTTTCCCGCGGTGCCGTCGTCGACACCGAGGCGATGCTCGCCGAGGCACGCACGGGGCGCCTCCGCTTCGGCCTTGACGTGACCGAGCCGGAACCGCTGCCCGACGGCCACGAGCTGTTCTCTCTCGACAGCGTGCTCATCTCGCCGCACGTCGGCGGCGCCTCAACGGCGATGCTCCCCCGTATGGCGAAGCTGCTGCGCAGGCAGATCGATCACGCGCTGGCAGACGAAGCGTTCGAGAACGTGGTCATTGCGCCCGAGCCCCGCTAA
- a CDS encoding DUF1801 domain-containing protein, with product MSESKRGAGGFSDEERAAMKARAAELKNEANASKKNKKAAEELDVLDKIQSMADTDRAVAERIHSIVTETAPELSPKLWYGQPAYARNGKVVCFFRSGNTDKQRYSTFGFAPEANLDDPSGLWSTSYAVTELTVGAERAIAELVRKAMS from the coding sequence ATGAGCGAGTCGAAGAGAGGTGCAGGCGGCTTCTCCGACGAGGAGCGGGCAGCGATGAAGGCACGGGCTGCAGAACTCAAAAATGAAGCGAACGCCAGCAAGAAAAATAAGAAGGCTGCCGAAGAGCTCGATGTGCTCGACAAGATTCAGTCGATGGCAGACACCGATCGTGCGGTGGCAGAGCGCATCCACTCGATTGTCACTGAGACGGCACCGGAGCTCTCGCCCAAGCTTTGGTATGGGCAACCCGCCTACGCGAGAAACGGCAAAGTTGTTTGCTTCTTCCGCAGTGGAAACACTGACAAACAACGCTACTCAACGTTCGGGTTCGCTCCTGAAGCGAACCTTGACGACCCCAGCGGCCTCTGGTCGACCTCGTACGCGGTCACTGAGCTCACCGTCGGGGCCGAGAGAGCCATCGCCGAGCTCGTCAGGAAGGCAATGTCCTGA
- a CDS encoding PepSY domain-containing protein — MRAQRTPTMVAAAAAVALGLTLAGCTGPTGSAPNDDGTSAATESAGSADGGNGVQKGADLATAEFAVSWRDAVDIAKDGFPGELTEIELNWHGDSYAYTVELLSESHEHTAVVDAATGDVVENSGEAVESSDMPEKRSEVIEYEGLVPWDEALSTALDAQNGAVNEWKLEGTPRGPLWQFDIGTGSGEDAEVTINAETGELIEHDS, encoded by the coding sequence ATGAGAGCACAACGAACACCGACCATGGTCGCAGCTGCCGCCGCGGTGGCGCTGGGCCTGACACTTGCCGGGTGCACAGGGCCGACGGGCTCGGCACCGAACGACGACGGAACATCAGCCGCGACCGAGTCGGCAGGGTCTGCCGACGGCGGAAACGGCGTTCAGAAGGGCGCGGATCTCGCGACAGCCGAGTTTGCCGTGAGCTGGCGCGACGCTGTCGACATTGCGAAGGACGGGTTCCCCGGGGAGCTGACCGAGATCGAGCTGAACTGGCATGGCGATAGCTATGCATACACGGTCGAGCTTCTGTCGGAGAGCCATGAGCATACGGCGGTCGTGGATGCCGCAACGGGCGACGTCGTCGAGAACAGCGGCGAGGCCGTTGAGTCCAGCGACATGCCCGAGAAGCGCTCAGAGGTGATCGAGTACGAGGGTCTTGTCCCCTGGGACGAGGCGCTCTCTACCGCGCTCGACGCCCAGAACGGCGCGGTCAACGAGTGGAAGCTCGAGGGAACGCCCCGCGGTCCCCTGTGGCAGTTCGACATCGGCACGGGGTCCGGCGAAGATGCCGAGGTGACCATCAACGCCGAGACCGGTGAGCTGATCGAACACGACAGCTGA
- a CDS encoding rhamnulokinase — translation MSTATVAAVDLGASSGRVMLGHLGPDELRLDAVARFATGSVALRDGLHVNVVELYRAASEGLRTAASVADDIASIGIDAWAVDYGLMRDGRLLGLPFHYRDGRTDAAVADVHASTPFAELYAANGLQFLPFTTLYQLAADRAAGYLHLADRALLLPDLLAYWLTGTVAAEVTNASTTGLLRVDGSGWNDELIERLQLPRSILPPLVRPGETIGHVTGTGANATGLDGVPLTAVGSHDTASAVVAVPMADADAAYISCGTWGLVGVELEHPVLSDAAREANFTNEGGVDGRVRFLHNVMGLWLLSESVRAWEAESAQAIDLAALLGAAAAVTDVQPVFDANDPRFLPPGDMPSRIAGWLAERGLAVPQSRAAMVRCIVESLADAFADAVLTASELSGKAVTAIHIVGGGSQNELLCQLTATRAGLPVRAGPVEATAIGNVLVQGRAIGAVNGSLDALRDLVARTTSPRRFDPQRTF, via the coding sequence ATGAGCACAGCAACTGTCGCCGCTGTCGATCTCGGGGCATCGAGCGGACGCGTCATGCTCGGTCACCTCGGGCCCGATGAGCTGCGGCTCGACGCCGTCGCGCGCTTCGCCACCGGATCGGTCGCGCTGCGCGATGGGCTGCACGTCAACGTCGTCGAGCTGTACCGGGCGGCGTCCGAGGGGCTGCGCACCGCAGCATCCGTCGCCGATGACATTGCCTCGATCGGCATCGATGCGTGGGCTGTTGACTACGGTCTGATGCGCGACGGCCGGCTGCTCGGGCTGCCGTTTCACTACAGGGACGGCAGAACGGATGCTGCCGTCGCCGACGTGCACGCGTCGACGCCGTTTGCCGAACTCTATGCCGCGAACGGGCTGCAGTTTCTGCCGTTCACCACCCTGTACCAGCTTGCCGCCGATCGCGCGGCCGGGTACCTTCACCTCGCCGACCGCGCGCTGCTGCTCCCCGATCTGCTGGCGTATTGGCTCACGGGCACCGTCGCGGCCGAGGTGACGAACGCATCGACGACGGGCCTGTTGCGTGTCGACGGAAGCGGGTGGAACGACGAACTCATCGAGCGGCTGCAGTTGCCTCGAAGCATCCTTCCTCCCCTCGTGCGCCCGGGCGAGACCATCGGCCACGTCACCGGAACGGGAGCTAACGCAACGGGTCTCGACGGCGTTCCTCTCACCGCCGTTGGCTCGCACGACACGGCCTCCGCCGTTGTGGCTGTGCCGATGGCCGACGCCGACGCGGCATACATCAGCTGCGGAACGTGGGGGCTGGTCGGCGTTGAGCTCGAGCATCCTGTGCTCTCCGACGCCGCACGCGAGGCGAACTTCACAAACGAGGGCGGCGTCGACGGGCGCGTGCGCTTTCTGCACAACGTCATGGGGTTGTGGCTGCTCTCGGAATCGGTGCGCGCGTGGGAGGCAGAGTCAGCGCAGGCGATCGACCTTGCCGCGCTGCTTGGAGCCGCGGCCGCCGTCACCGATGTGCAACCTGTCTTCGACGCGAACGATCCTCGGTTTCTGCCTCCGGGAGATATGCCATCGCGCATCGCCGGATGGCTGGCAGAACGCGGGCTCGCTGTTCCGCAATCCCGTGCGGCAATGGTGCGGTGCATCGTCGAGAGCCTCGCTGATGCTTTTGCCGACGCGGTGCTCACGGCTTCCGAGCTGTCGGGGAAGGCTGTGACCGCGATCCACATTGTGGGCGGCGGCTCGCAGAACGAGCTGCTCTGCCAGCTGACGGCGACGCGTGCCGGCCTGCCCGTGCGTGCTGGCCCTGTTGAAGCCACGGCGATCGGCAATGTGCTGGTGCAGGGCCGCGCGATCGGCGCCGTAAACGGCAGTCTCGACGCGTTGCGCGACCTGGTTGCGCGCACGACCTCGCCTCGCCGCTTCGACCCGCAGCGCACGTTCTGA
- a CDS encoding bifunctional aldolase/short-chain dehydrogenase, whose protein sequence is MTNATAAELIARSNRLGADPKNTNFAGGNTSAKGLETDPVTGDDIELMWVKGSGGDLGTLVEKGLAVLRVDRLRALQNVYSGLDREDEMVAAFDHTLFGKGGAAPSIDTAMHGLVDAAHVDHLHPDAGIAIATAADGERLTAEIFGNTVVWVPWRRPGFQLGLDIATIKEQNPDAVGCILGGHGITAWGATSEESEKNSLWIIDTASQYIAEHSKAEPFGTALAGYEALPEAERRAKAAALAPALRAVASADRPVVGHFTDSDVVLDFLSAAEHPRLAELGTSCPDHFLRTKVKPLVIDLPATASVEQILERLPELHEQYRADYAAYYDRHATEDSPAMRGADPLIVLVPGVGMFSYGKDKQTARVAGEFYVNAINVMRGAEGLSSYAPIDEREKFRIEYWALEEAKLQRMPKPKPLATRIALVTGAASGIGKAIATRLAAEGACVAIADLDIEKARAAAAELGNTDVAIGIAADVSNEQAVKAAIDETVLAFGGLDLVVNNAGLSLSKSLFETTEKDWDLQHNVMAKGSFLVSKHAARVLIDQQLGGDIVYISSKNSVFAGPNNIAYSATKADQAHQVRLLAAELGEYGIKVNGINPDGVVRGSGIFASGWGANRAKTYGIPEEDLGKFYAQRTILKREVVPENVANAVFVLCTSDLDHTTGLHIPVDAGVAAAFLR, encoded by the coding sequence ATGACTAACGCCACAGCCGCCGAGCTCATCGCACGCAGCAATCGGCTCGGCGCCGACCCGAAGAACACCAACTTCGCCGGGGGCAACACCTCGGCGAAGGGACTCGAGACCGACCCCGTCACGGGCGACGATATCGAGCTCATGTGGGTGAAGGGCTCCGGAGGCGACCTCGGCACACTTGTCGAGAAGGGCCTCGCTGTGCTGCGGGTTGACCGGTTGCGTGCCCTGCAGAACGTGTACTCAGGGCTTGACCGCGAAGACGAGATGGTTGCCGCGTTCGACCACACACTGTTCGGCAAGGGCGGAGCCGCGCCGTCGATCGACACCGCAATGCACGGCCTCGTCGATGCAGCGCACGTCGACCACCTGCATCCGGATGCCGGCATCGCGATAGCGACGGCTGCTGACGGCGAGCGCCTGACCGCGGAGATCTTCGGCAACACGGTTGTGTGGGTTCCATGGCGCCGCCCCGGCTTTCAGCTTGGCCTCGACATCGCCACGATCAAAGAGCAGAATCCGGATGCTGTCGGGTGCATCCTCGGCGGACACGGCATCACCGCCTGGGGTGCGACGTCAGAAGAATCAGAGAAGAATTCGCTCTGGATCATCGATACCGCGTCGCAGTACATCGCAGAGCACTCGAAGGCAGAGCCATTTGGAACCGCTCTTGCCGGTTACGAGGCTCTGCCCGAGGCCGAGCGGCGTGCCAAAGCGGCGGCGCTCGCACCGGCGCTGCGTGCCGTGGCATCCGCCGACCGCCCCGTTGTCGGCCACTTCACCGATTCCGACGTTGTTCTCGATTTTCTGAGTGCGGCCGAGCACCCGCGACTCGCCGAGCTCGGCACCAGCTGCCCCGATCACTTTCTGCGAACGAAGGTGAAGCCGCTCGTGATCGACCTGCCTGCCACGGCAAGCGTCGAGCAGATTCTCGAGCGCCTTCCTGAACTGCACGAGCAGTACCGTGCCGACTACGCCGCCTACTACGACCGCCACGCGACGGAAGACTCCCCCGCGATGCGCGGCGCCGACCCGCTGATTGTTCTCGTGCCTGGGGTCGGCATGTTCAGCTACGGCAAAGACAAGCAGACCGCGCGTGTTGCCGGCGAGTTCTACGTGAACGCGATAAACGTGATGCGCGGGGCCGAGGGCCTCTCGAGCTACGCGCCGATCGATGAGCGCGAGAAGTTCCGCATTGAGTACTGGGCACTCGAGGAGGCGAAGCTGCAGCGGATGCCGAAACCCAAGCCGCTCGCGACGCGCATCGCACTCGTCACCGGCGCAGCATCCGGAATCGGCAAGGCGATCGCCACGCGACTCGCTGCTGAAGGTGCCTGCGTCGCCATCGCCGATCTCGACATCGAGAAGGCGCGCGCGGCGGCAGCCGAGCTGGGGAACACAGACGTCGCGATCGGCATCGCCGCCGACGTCTCGAACGAGCAGGCAGTGAAAGCGGCTATCGACGAGACGGTGCTCGCGTTCGGCGGCCTCGACCTCGTTGTGAACAACGCGGGGCTGTCGCTGTCGAAGTCGCTGTTCGAGACGACGGAGAAAGATTGGGACCTTCAGCACAACGTCATGGCAAAGGGGTCGTTCCTTGTGTCGAAGCACGCCGCACGCGTGCTCATCGACCAGCAGCTTGGTGGCGACATCGTGTACATCTCGAGCAAGAATTCCGTGTTCGCCGGGCCGAACAACATCGCGTACTCGGCGACGAAGGCCGACCAGGCCCACCAGGTGCGCCTGTTGGCGGCGGAGCTCGGGGAGTACGGCATCAAGGTGAACGGCATCAACCCAGACGGCGTCGTGCGCGGCTCGGGCATCTTCGCATCGGGATGGGGCGCCAACCGCGCCAAGACGTACGGAATCCCTGAGGAAGACCTCGGCAAATTCTATGCACAGCGCACCATTCTCAAGCGCGAGGTCGTGCCCGAGAACGTCGCCAACGCCGTGTTCGTGCTGTGCACGAGCGACCTCGACCACACGACAGGGCTGCACATTCCCGTTGACGCGGGAGTCGCGGCGGCGTTCTTGCGATGA
- the rhaI gene encoding L-rhamnose isomerase, whose amino-acid sequence MSDRFDAIAPELAKQAIELPSWAFGNSGTRFKVFGTPGTPRTVEEKIADAATVHRFTGLAPAVALHIPWDQVDDFAALRRYAAEHGVELGTVNSNTFQDDIYKFGSLTHSDPAVRQKAIDHHFRCIDVMDATGSRDLKIWLADGTNYPGQADIRSRQDWLHESLQTIYGRLGDDQRMVLEYKFFEPAFYHTDVPDWGTSYAQVSALGDKAKVCLDTGHHAPGTNIEFIVAQLLRLGKLGSFDFNSRFYADDDLIVGAADPFQLFRILMEVVRGGGYANPDVAFMLDQCHNVEDKIPGQIRSVLNVQEMTARALMLDRDALDIAQSEHDVLGANGIVMDAFYTDVRGDLADWRESRGLPADPMAAYAASGYQEKIATDRVGGTQSGWGA is encoded by the coding sequence ATGTCAGATCGTTTCGATGCGATTGCCCCGGAGCTCGCCAAGCAGGCCATCGAACTACCGTCGTGGGCGTTCGGCAACTCCGGCACCCGGTTCAAGGTGTTCGGCACGCCGGGCACGCCCCGCACCGTTGAAGAGAAGATTGCGGATGCTGCGACAGTGCACCGCTTCACCGGTCTTGCTCCCGCCGTTGCCCTGCACATCCCGTGGGATCAGGTTGACGATTTCGCTGCGCTTCGCCGCTACGCCGCCGAGCACGGTGTCGAGCTCGGCACGGTGAATTCAAACACCTTCCAAGACGACATCTACAAGTTCGGTTCGCTCACGCACTCTGACCCCGCCGTGCGGCAGAAGGCGATCGACCACCACTTCCGGTGCATCGACGTCATGGATGCGACCGGCTCGCGCGACCTCAAGATCTGGCTCGCCGACGGCACAAACTACCCGGGGCAGGCTGACATCCGTTCGCGACAGGACTGGCTGCACGAGTCCCTTCAGACGATCTACGGGCGTCTCGGCGACGACCAGCGCATGGTTCTGGAGTACAAGTTCTTCGAGCCGGCGTTCTACCACACAGATGTTCCCGACTGGGGAACCTCCTATGCCCAGGTGAGCGCGCTCGGCGACAAAGCCAAAGTGTGCCTCGACACCGGCCACCACGCTCCCGGAACCAACATCGAGTTCATCGTCGCGCAGCTGCTTCGCCTCGGAAAGCTCGGTTCATTCGACTTCAACTCACGCTTCTACGCCGACGACGACCTCATCGTCGGGGCGGCCGATCCGTTCCAGCTGTTCCGCATTCTCATGGAGGTCGTGCGCGGGGGCGGCTATGCCAACCCCGACGTGGCGTTCATGCTCGACCAGTGCCACAACGTCGAAGACAAGATTCCCGGCCAGATTCGCTCGGTGCTCAATGTGCAGGAGATGACGGCGCGGGCGCTCATGCTCGACCGGGATGCTCTTGACATCGCGCAGAGCGAGCACGACGTGCTCGGGGCGAACGGCATCGTCATGGACGCGTTCTACACGGATGTGCGCGGCGATCTCGCTGACTGGCGCGAGTCACGAGGACTCCCTGCCGACCCCATGGCCGCCTATGCGGCATCCGGCTATCAGGAGAAAATCGCGACAGACCGCGTCGGCGGAACCCAATCCGGCTGGGGTGCCTGA
- the rhaS gene encoding rhamnose ABC transporter substrate-binding protein, producing MTLFSKRSRSGMALIALALGVTLTATACSASDGGSEGGGDGGGDSYDIAFLPKSLGNPYFEASDAAGQSAVEGFGGTYKEVGPTEATADGQVTYINTLTQQSVDAIVLSANDPNALCDALGEARDAGVAVVTFDSDVDPECRDLYVSASNAELIAKKQVDLIAEQIDGEGQIAILSAAANATNQNAWIEEMKTYLDSEYPDIELVDTVYGNDDDQTSFDKTEALLSTYPDLKGIISPTTVGIAAAARYLSTSDFKGEVALTGLGTPNDMREYVENGTVTSFALWNPEDLGILAAFAAKAMIDGDITGEEGDTFEVEGLSTDQTSYEVGADGIVTLGDPFVFTADNIDDFDF from the coding sequence ATGACGTTGTTCAGCAAACGCTCCCGATCGGGCATGGCGCTGATCGCGCTTGCCCTCGGAGTGACACTTACCGCAACAGCCTGCTCCGCCAGCGATGGAGGATCCGAGGGCGGTGGTGACGGCGGAGGCGACTCCTACGACATCGCGTTTCTGCCCAAGAGCCTCGGCAACCCCTACTTTGAAGCATCGGATGCCGCGGGTCAGTCTGCCGTCGAGGGCTTCGGCGGTACCTACAAGGAGGTCGGCCCGACGGAGGCGACGGCCGACGGCCAGGTGACGTACATCAACACGCTCACGCAGCAGAGCGTCGACGCGATCGTGCTCTCGGCAAACGACCCAAACGCACTCTGCGACGCTCTCGGCGAGGCACGGGATGCTGGCGTCGCCGTCGTCACGTTCGACTCCGACGTCGACCCCGAGTGCCGTGATCTCTACGTCTCGGCATCAAACGCCGAACTGATCGCGAAGAAGCAGGTCGACCTGATCGCCGAGCAGATCGACGGCGAGGGCCAGATCGCGATTCTGTCTGCCGCCGCCAACGCGACAAACCAGAATGCCTGGATCGAGGAGATGAAGACGTACCTCGACTCCGAGTACCCTGACATCGAACTCGTCGACACTGTGTACGGCAACGACGACGACCAGACATCGTTCGACAAGACGGAGGCGCTGCTGTCGACGTACCCCGACCTGAAGGGCATCATCTCGCCGACGACTGTCGGCATCGCGGCAGCCGCGCGCTACCTGTCGACGTCGGACTTCAAGGGTGAAGTGGCTTTGACCGGTCTCGGCACTCCGAATGACATGCGTGAGTACGTCGAAAACGGCACAGTCACCTCGTTCGCCCTGTGGAACCCCGAAGACCTCGGCATCCTCGCCGCCTTCGCGGCAAAGGCGATGATCGACGGCGACATCACCGGTGAAGAAGGCGACACCTTCGAAGTGGAGGGCCTCAGCACCGATCAGACGTCGTACGAAGTCGGTGCCGATGGCATCGTCACGCTCGGCGATCCGTTTGTGTTCACCGCAGACAACATCGACGACTTCGACTTCTAG